Genomic window (Polycladomyces subterraneus):
CACCGGTCGCTTGCGCGATTTGCAGCAGATGGCGAGGTGTGCGCAAAGCTGGGTGGATGCGGGCTTGTCCCGGTTCAAAATACAGGGAACCTCCCATCGGTGCATTTTCTATCAGCAGTTGGATATGGAGCGGTTGGGCGATCTCCTCGATCTGGCGCAGCTGGTTGATCACTGTTTCCACGTATTCCGTTTTGAAGTCATGTAAGGCGTTGAAATCATGGGGTCGCTCGTCCAGGAACTCGAATATTTCTCCCAATGAAACGGTAGCACCGAATCCGATCACCCATTTGGGTTGTTCCGGAAACAGGGGAGCAACGGTTTCCAGCCAATATCGCCAATGTTCAAGATCAAAGGAAGGGGTACCCAACCCCATGTGCGGAGGGACGCGAAAGGCAATTGGCTCCGTGCCGGAAGTTCGGAACAAGTCAGCCAGTTCCTCCGATGTGTATCGTGTGGACGAAAGTTGCAATTCCACCCGGCGAATGCCCAATTTGCCGATGGTATGCAGTTGATGGAGATCAGGCGGGCTTGTCACCGCCACCGGATTGGAGAACAGCATGAGAGAATTCCTCCATTGACCAGTTGGTTTTTTCACCTATTCAAAAGAAAAACACAATCAGAGCCGTAATATTCAAAGAGTGGCAGGTAATTGGAATCCTGAGGATAGAAGCGTGGTCGATATCCTCGCCCGCTTCCTGTGCTCTCCGGTTCAAAGCGGCCAGCCATAATCTGCTTCCCTGCCGGGGCGCAGGTGGAGCGAGCCAGGAAAGCGACGCGCACGATATGGATCAGACACGCGCTAGTGTTCCCCAAACGAAAAAACTCATGAAGGAACTGTGAAGAAATTGGTTGCAGACAAACTGGGAATGGGATATAGTATATACTAAATGGTGAAACAAACAATTAAGTATGACATAATAAGGGTTCGGATCGTACTGGGGGTGTGGGGAGATCGAGCTAACCAAACGCCAAGAACGGATCTTGCAAATCGTCAAAGACGAAGGGCCGATCACCGGTGAGCAAATCGCCGAGAAGCTCAATCTGACGCGGGCTACGTTACGTCCGGATCTGGCCATCCTGACGATGGCGGGATTTTTGGATGCGCGACCTCGAGTGGGGTATTTTTATGCCGGCAAATCAGCCAATCAACTCCTCGGCGAACATGTTCGCAAGTTGATGGTCAAGGATTACAAATCACTGCCGATCGTGGTCAAAGAGGAAACCTCCGCATATGACGCCATTTGCACCATGTTTCTCGAAGATGTCGGTACCTTGTTCGTTGTCAAGGATAATAAACAGCTAGCCGGCGTTGTTTCACGGAAAGATTTGTTGAAAACGGCCATGGGCAAACAGGACTTGCAAACGATCCCCGTCAGCATTGTCATGACACGGATGCCCAACATCGTCACGTGCTCGCTGGATGACTCGTTGTTGGACGCAGCGGCCAAGCTGATGCGGTATCAGGTCGACGCGCTTCCAGTGGTGCGCCAGATGGAGGATGGCGACGGGGTGGAAGTGATCGGACGCATCACCAAAACGACGATCACCAAAGCGTTTGTGGAGCTGGGACAACATACAGATGTCTGAGGTAGGAGGGGAAGAACCATATCCAGTCAAAGCCAACAGCCGATTGTTTTTGTCGTTTCCGATTCCATCGGGGAAACGGCCGAATTTGTGGTCCGTGCGGCATCCAGCCAGTTCAATGGCGGTCATATCGACATTCGGCGTATCCCATATGTGGACGATAAGGGCACAATTTTGGAAACGGTTCAAGCGGCCAAAGAAGTGAACGGTATGATTGCGTTCACACTGGTGGTTCCGGAGTTGCAGCAGCTTTTGTTGGAAGAGGCGGGCAAAGCGGGTATTCCCGTCGTGGATATCATGGGACCCATGATTGATGGACTATCGCGTTTATTCCAACAGGAGCCCAAACGGGAGCCCGGACTGGTCCACCGTCTGGATGAAGATTATTTTCGCAGGGTGGAAGCCATCGAATTTGCGGTCAAGTACGATGACGGTCGCGATCCGCGTGGACTGTTGCGCGCAGACGTGATCTTGATCGGCGTGTCGCGCACCTCCAAAACGCCGCTCTCCATGTATTTGGCGCACAAGCGGCTGAAAGTGGCCAACGTACCGCTCGTTCCGGAAGTGGAGCCTCCGGAGGAGCTCTTTATGATCGACAACAAAAAATGTATTGGACTCACCATTCAACCCGAGCAATTGAACAATATCCGGCGTGAACGTCTCAAGGCGCTCGGGTTGACTTCAAGAGCTAACTACGCCAATATGGAGCGGATTCTGCAAGAGCTCGAGTACGCGGAAAAAATTATGAAACGGGTTGGTTGTCCGATCGTCGACGTTTCCAACAAAGCGGTAGAAGAAACGGCCAACCTGATTCTGGACATTCTGCGCAAGGGAGGCACTGCTGTATGAGCGAGAAGCGAGTCTACCTGTTTCATGAAGGAAACGCCCAAATGCGGAGCCTGTTGGGAGGCAAAGGTGCCAACCTGGCCGAGATGACCCGCGCCGGCCTCCCGGTTCCTCCGGGGTTTACGATTACCACGGCAGCGTGCAATGATTACTATGCTCGTGGGAAACAATTGTCCGAAGGGCTGCTGGATGAAATTCGAGAAGCATTGGCAGAATTGGAAACGCAAACAGGGAAAAAATTGGGAGATCCGTTCAATCCGTTGTTGGTGTCTGTGCGTTCTGGCGCAGTGTACTCGATGCCCGGTATGATGGACACCATTCTGAACCTGGGACTCAATGACGAAACGGTGGAAGGATTGGCGCAACTGACCGGAAATCCCCGGTTTGCCTATGACTGCTACCGCCGGTTCATCCAGATGTTCGGTGATGTGGTTTTGGGGATCGACCACTACCGTTTTGAGCGGATCATCGAAAACGTGAAGGAATCGCGGGGCGTCAAACACGATCCAGAATTGTCAGCGGACGATTGGAAACAGGTGATCGCTTCGTTCCAGAAGCTCGTGCAGGAACAGACCGGTGCGGCATTTCCACAGGATCCACATGAACAACTGCGCCGGGCGGTGATCGCTGTATTCGACTCTTGGAACAACCAGCGTGCCGTCATCTATCGCAAGCTACACAAAATCCCCGATGATTTGGGAACGGCTGTTAACGTGCAGATGATGGTGTTTGGCAACATGGGAGACGATTCGGGCACTGGTGTAGCGTTTACCCGCAACCCCTCGACCGGAGAGAAAACACTTTACGGCGAATTTCTCATCAATGCGCAAGGGGAAGACGTCGTCGCCGGCATCCGCACCCCCCAACCGATTGCCCAACTGGCCGAACAAATGCCGGAAATCTACAAGCAGTTCCAGGAAATCAGCCAACGCCTGGAGCATCATTATCGCGATATGCAGGATATCGAATTTACGGTGGAACGGGGCAAATTGTTCATTCTGCAAACCCGCGCGGGTAAACGGACGGCCCATGCAGCTGTCAAGATCGCGGTCGATATGGTGCAGGAGGGCATCATCGACAAACAGACGGCTCTGTTGCGCGTCGATCCGGATCAGTTGAACCAGATCTTGCATCGCCGTGTTGATCCTGATGCTCAGCTGGAAGTGGTGGCCAAAGGGTTGCCGGCATCCCCTGGTGCCGCTTCCGGACAAGTGGTGTTTGATGCTGACACCGCGGAAAAATGGGCCAACGAGGGACATCGAGTGATTTTGGTCCGACCGGAAACGACACCGGAAGACATTCACGGTATCATCGCCGCCGAAGGTGTATTGACCAGCCGGGGCGGCATGACCAGTCATGCGGCTGTGGTGGCGCGTGGGATGGGTAAACCGTGCATTTGCGGTTGCGAAGAGTTGAAGATCGATTTGCAGCAGAAAGAACTGCACATCGGGGACACTGTGATTCGTCAGGGAGATCGCCTGTCCATCGACGGCGGCACCGGAAAGGTGTTGCTGGGTGAAGTACCCCTCATCGATCCGGAACTCTCCGGGGAATTCCAGACGTTGCTTACCTGGGCGGATGAGGTGCGCAAGCTGAAAGTTCGAGCCAATGCGGACAATCCGCATGATGCGGCTAAAGCTCGGGAATTTGGCGCCGAAGGGATCGGTCTGTGTCGGACTGAGCACATGTTTATGGAGGCCGATCGTGTTCCGATCGTCCAGGAGATGATCCTGGCGGAAACATTGGAAGAGCGTCAGGCGGCACTGGACAAACTCCTTCCCATGCAACGCGAGGACTTTGTCGGTATCTTCCGGGCGATGGACGGTCTGCCCGTCACCATCCGTCTTTTGGACCCGCCGCTCCATGAGTTTTTGCCGGACGTGGAAGAGTTGTTAGTGGAAATCACCCGACTGCGGATGACGCCGGATGCGGACAAGCGGGAACTGCTGAAAAAAGAAAACCTGTTGCGCAAGGTACGGGCACTGCATGAGTTCAACCCGATGCTGGGGCACCGTGGTTGCCGACTGGGCATTATCCACCCGGAAATTTATGCGATGCAGGTACGGGCCATTTTTGAAGCTGTCTCCCTTGTCAAAAAAGAGGGGGTTGATGTGCAGCCCGAGATCATGATACCGCTGGTCGGTCATGTCAACGAACTGCATGAGATGCGCAAACTGGTAGAGGAAGTGGCGGAACAAGTTCAACAGGAGACGGGTGTTTCGATTTCG
Coding sequences:
- the ppdK gene encoding pyruvate, phosphate dikinase, giving the protein MSEKRVYLFHEGNAQMRSLLGGKGANLAEMTRAGLPVPPGFTITTAACNDYYARGKQLSEGLLDEIREALAELETQTGKKLGDPFNPLLVSVRSGAVYSMPGMMDTILNLGLNDETVEGLAQLTGNPRFAYDCYRRFIQMFGDVVLGIDHYRFERIIENVKESRGVKHDPELSADDWKQVIASFQKLVQEQTGAAFPQDPHEQLRRAVIAVFDSWNNQRAVIYRKLHKIPDDLGTAVNVQMMVFGNMGDDSGTGVAFTRNPSTGEKTLYGEFLINAQGEDVVAGIRTPQPIAQLAEQMPEIYKQFQEISQRLEHHYRDMQDIEFTVERGKLFILQTRAGKRTAHAAVKIAVDMVQEGIIDKQTALLRVDPDQLNQILHRRVDPDAQLEVVAKGLPASPGAASGQVVFDADTAEKWANEGHRVILVRPETTPEDIHGIIAAEGVLTSRGGMTSHAAVVARGMGKPCICGCEELKIDLQQKELHIGDTVIRQGDRLSIDGGTGKVLLGEVPLIDPELSGEFQTLLTWADEVRKLKVRANADNPHDAAKAREFGAEGIGLCRTEHMFMEADRVPIVQEMILAETLEERQAALDKLLPMQREDFVGIFRAMDGLPVTIRLLDPPLHEFLPDVEELLVEITRLRMTPDADKRELLKKENLLRKVRALHEFNPMLGHRGCRLGIIHPEIYAMQVRAIFEAVSLVKKEGVDVQPEIMIPLVGHVNELHEMRKLVEEVAEQVQQETGVSISYTIGTMIEVPRAALTADQIAEEADFFSFGTNDLTQTTFGYSRDDAEGKFLHQYVDQKILPDNPFITLDTEGVGKLVSMGVQLGRQTKPDLKTGICGEHGGEKRSIQFCHDTGLNYVSCSPFRVPLARLAAAQAALSAERS
- a CDS encoding helix-turn-helix transcriptional regulator → MELTKRQERILQIVKDEGPITGEQIAEKLNLTRATLRPDLAILTMAGFLDARPRVGYFYAGKSANQLLGEHVRKLMVKDYKSLPIVVKEETSAYDAICTMFLEDVGTLFVVKDNKQLAGVVSRKDLLKTAMGKQDLQTIPVSIVMTRMPNIVTCSLDDSLLDAAAKLMRYQVDALPVVRQMEDGDGVEVIGRITKTTITKAFVELGQHTDV
- a CDS encoding pyruvate, water dikinase regulatory protein, which gives rise to MSSQSQQPIVFVVSDSIGETAEFVVRAASSQFNGGHIDIRRIPYVDDKGTILETVQAAKEVNGMIAFTLVVPELQQLLLEEAGKAGIPVVDIMGPMIDGLSRLFQQEPKREPGLVHRLDEDYFRRVEAIEFAVKYDDGRDPRGLLRADVILIGVSRTSKTPLSMYLAHKRLKVANVPLVPEVEPPEELFMIDNKKCIGLTIQPEQLNNIRRERLKALGLTSRANYANMERILQELEYAEKIMKRVGCPIVDVSNKAVEETANLILDILRKGGTAV